GAGGGAGGACAGCCCTGGGCACATCTGTTTGTACAGCTCCAGAATTGCCAGAATTTCATCTCGACTCACCTCTACTTCAAACACTATCCCATTCTCATCTAGTAGTTcgtaaaaaaaactattcaaatgACTTACTGACCACTAATCCTTTCACATAATACTGGCAGttaaataaaatcccaataaacattttacatgagAAATATTGCAAGAAATATTGTAGATATTTCAGACCCAAATCGCTACACTTTTTGTACATTGTTACACAATATCCCCTCATGCATccaaaaacactcacacacatacaatctCACCCTCTGGGTTTTCCAGTGGTTCCCGGTTCTTGCGGCTGTAGTTCATTCGGAATACAAATGcatccaaaataaaagccacaatgATGGTCATCACCACCTGGGGAAGGGACAGACAAAatgtcacacatgcacagacagataaAGGCAAAACATGATGTATGATAACATGACTCATACACATAACACATGTGGACATATAACCACATAAAGCTCACCATAGTAACTATGTAAAAGGTCATAAAGTACAGACGGCTCCAGTGGCTTGTCATTGAGGTTACGCCTTCCTGTGGAAGAGCAAATAAACTAGCAATGAAATAGTGATACCTGATGCTGAGTTACCAGACTGCAGTGATGACTGgtgaaatattacattaaagATGCGATCTCACCATGGTTATGTACCAGTTGTTGACCACAGTCAATTCAAATAGAGTTACTGGAGggaaatgaaaacagcaaaataatctaaaattaaatgaatatctCTGACctaaatttagaaaatgtaagcGTTTACTTGAAATAAATGGGCTTGGAGGCTGAGATTTTAAATTTGGGCCTTTAAGGTCAGTTGATTTGTTGATTGaaactaatataaaatattaccagttttaaagcatttaccAAAGCTGCTGAGAATGTTGTTGAAGTTGTTGAGATAATAGTACCCTTCTTCCAACACCGTTTTGTTGCCATATGTGACGTTAATCTGTCTGTAGGAGTCTGCCACTGTGCTGGTGctgtaaggaaaaaaaacatggaagtGTGATAAGTAAGTGTCCTATTAGGTTACAAGGTACTGGAGAATGCAGAGTTAACACCAATACAGCTTAATCAGGCAATAAAATACCAGCTGTAATAATTTTGATTACTACAAATAAAGACAGTGTGACTCACTTGCAGCAGTTGGGGTAAACCACACCTGCAAAGAACTCCATTCCGACAATTGCAAATGAGTAgtagaaaataattaatgtcAACCCTAGACTTGCCATCCTGGGGAAGAGTTCAAACATGGTGTCTAACACATTACGATACCGCTGCTTTATCTTAAACAACCTGTGAGAGACAAAAAAGGaagttttaatgtaaaagaCAATAAATCATCCTTCAAATCTTAAAAAGTAGGAATTAGAAAACACACCGAAGCAGCTGAAAGGGTCTAAGCACTACGATAAAGTAAAATGGCTCCATATCAAAAGCAAGAGCAATCAGACCCAGGAAGGCAAACACTGTCACTGAGAAGTCAAATCTGAAAAAATGAGCAAAGACCATTACCAAAAATACAGAACCATTGTTATGTACATTTtgacaaaaattgttttttttaatgtaagtgCTAAATTGTatgataataacaacaacactgAATCTGTGTATTTCTGTAGTCTTATGATGATAGAACTGCTTATCATAAATCTGTTATATTGACTGCACCACAAACTTTCACTGAAGTTTGATGATTTGGATTCAGTCCTAATTGTatggtttattttaataaaaaaaatatattactcACAGATTCCAGCCAGAGCTGAAATAAGCCATTGGCCCCAAACCTGTTATTTTCAATAGTACCTCTACACCGTAAACTAGAAGAAGGACATTAGagttaatatttattataattataagtgcatgtaaacaactttaatttgattttgatGTCTATGACCATCTTTACAAATGACTCACTGGTCAAGAAAACAATATAACTCCAGggaacaaatctggaccagGAAAATCCACctgcaggaggagaggaaagtgAGACATCTGTAGTGCCTTCCTTCTGTAGTGTCTTTACGTTTATCGATAGCTATCTTACTATTCAGTGTGTATGTCTCCACGAGGATCCATACGCCATTGATAGCCACAACCACATCTACAGTCAcacaaaaaggaataaaattgTTTTCCATGAAGGACTACAGAGTTTTAGGATTCTAaggacagcagaatgtaaaaGACTACACTTACACATGGCATATTGGAAGGCTTTAGACTTCACAAGCAGGTTGATGCCtattaaagcagagaaaaaagcaCTGAGAACAAGGAAGCAAAAGGCgatgaagagaaaagaaattaagaacTTGCCTTTGAATATGAGGAAGGCTGTGTGTGGAAGATCATCAAACCAATGTTCTCCACTGCGGCGtgcctatacacacacacacacacacacacacacacacacacacacacacacacacacacacacttaaaaaaccATGCACATTGAAAACAGAATGAATTACACCACTACATTTGTAAGGCTACCTACCTTCCATTTAAGGCCAATAACTTCATAGAACTTATAAAACTTCTGTAGACTAAAGTagaacacacatgtaaacatgtagcaaaactataaaatattgAAAGAAGGATTTTGAGTGACTGAGGTGTCAGCTGGGCAGTTACCTGAGCATAGGAGCTTCAGAGGTGTTAAGAGCTTTAAATGTGAGAAAGCGGTCCCTTGCAGACATCCGCGGTCTGTAAAACCGCATCAAACCATCAAACTGTTTTAGCGACACACCAAGTGGCCTCTGGGGAGAAATTAATagcagcacagacaaacacaattgACTTCccaaaaaactgtatttgtacaaAATATGCATTAAACTATGCAGAGCACTGAGGCAGTACCTGTCGGCTAACCAACAGCTGAAAAGCATGGTCAATAGCTGAGCGTTTGTGAAGCAACAGAGATTTAAACTTCATCTTCTCCACATCATTAAATGTATCAAACACCACTGCCAGGAGCTAGAGGTCAATGGAGATAATCACAGGGTATTGAAGGCAATAAGTAATCACGTAAAAAGGCTAATTGGAAGCCATATCAAAACCTAACAAGGGTAAATGTACCAGGTTCATAATGAAGTACAGCTCTATGGAGAGGTACAcaataaaaaagacacatgaCCAGCGGTTCTTGGAGTATGCTGGCATCATCACATCAGGGAAACTACAAGAAAGAGGAAACCGGGAGATACAAAATAAGAACTGTGAAATCggaaaaaataaaccaaaagaaaGATGCAGTGCTTTCATGCAATGTGAGTAAACATAACTGGACAGTACTGCATGTACTGCTGTGCTTACTTTGCTGTGGTCAGCAGCACAAAAAGACTGACAAGGCTGTTCTCCAAAGTGTTGAAATACTGCGGTGAGAGGAGAGGGTTTTAATTCTGACATACACAAAACATACTCAAAACTGACACAAAGGGAAGGACCACCCAGCCCCCACGCACACAGTGCCGGTAAAAATTATTCATTGCCCTTGAAGGTTTTCACATTTCCTTACAACATTGACTCAACATACCGGGTCAGCAGCGTTTGTAGAGAAGAGACAAAAACCTGTAGGAGACAAAAAGCTAATCACAAAACAGAATTGTGGTACCTCTGGAGATGGCAGATACTTCCCTCAGAACTATTTGACacattgcagtaaaaaaaaggtagaaaagaaGCAACAGCATTTAAATTGCATGCATTCAATGAATCTGCATTCTTACCCAAGATAGCAAAAATGACCatgaagaaaagcagcagaaggaGGATGTCAATAAAAGGTGGAAGGGACTGGAAGATCTGACGCAAGTTTCTAATTGGATGAAAGAAACGGTCAGCGATGGCTGTTTTAACAGCGAAATTAGTGTCTTAAACTATCacatttatttggttgtgtttctTTAAGTGTAGCATGAGTATGCTGTAATCACAATATTATGGGCCTGAGTTTGATGGAACTGTGtgagtttgtgcatgtgtgtgtgtttgggtaaTTTTGTACCTGCGCACCGCACCGCAGTATCTACAGTCCACCAAAAATATGGGTCTCAGAGCTCTGGTTACTCGCACGTGTGACGTCTGTCTGATCAGAACCACTATAGCCTCCACAAACTGTAGCAGCAGTACACACGtctacacagacagaaacaacgTGATGTACAGTAGCAGAAAATTAATGAATTATGACATTGGACCTACACAGAGCAGTGTCACTGTCTTTCCCTCCGTGAGAGCAAA
This window of the Channa argus isolate prfri chromosome 11, Channa argus male v1.0, whole genome shotgun sequence genome carries:
- the tpcn1 gene encoding two pore channel protein 1 isoform X2 → MESDDDVPLILTWDEANSGLLNEETERGDENGGSGNYDIVNSTVVSTPGPQNHRVQNVSIRQSWEMNYQEAAIYLQEGENNDKFFTHPRNPKALAAYLFAHNHLFYMMELLTGLLLMMLSLCEAPAVPSLRLDVYVHATLELLALVMVAFELCMKLRWLGFNTFIRHKRTVVKTCVLLLQFVEAIVVLIRQTSHVRVTRALRPIFLVDCRYCGAVRRNLRQIFQSLPPFIDILLLLLFFMVIFAILGFCLFSTNAADPYFNTLENSLVSLFVLLTTANFPDVMMPAYSKNRWSCVFFIVYLSIELYFIMNLLLAVVFDTFNDVEKMKFKSLLLHKRSAIDHAFQLLVSRQRPLGVSLKQFDGLMRFYRPRMSARDRFLTFKALNTSEAPMLSLQKFYKFYEVIGLKWKARRSGEHWFDDLPHTAFLIFKGINLLVKSKAFQYAMYVVVAINGVWILVETYTLNSGFSWSRFVPWSYIVFLTIYGVEVLLKITGLGPMAYFSSGWNLFDFSVTVFAFLGLIALAFDMEPFYFIVVLRPFQLLRLFKIKQRYRNVLDTMFELFPRMASLGLTLIIFYYSFAIVGMEFFAGVVYPNCCNTSTVADSYRQINVTYGNKTVLEEGYYYLNNFNNILSSFVTLFELTVVNNWYITMEGVTSMTSHWSRLYFMTFYIVTMVVMTIIVAFILDAFVFRMNYSRKNREPLENPEDENGIVFEVEVSRDEILAILELYKQMCPGLSSLSSLQGVLQAMDKSGHSSLVYLGRRSRTKSDLSIKMYEEEMQEWYAEYSRENLPQPDQSLERELDNPVSDSSSFPAPQLNSQTGIHSIN
- the tpcn1 gene encoding two pore channel protein 1 isoform X3, producing MECLYSQSSGFPQDQICNESPVVISCFALQFEVNCIDGGSGNYDIVNSTVVSTPGPQNHRVQNVSIRQSWEMNYQEAAIYLQEGENNDKFFTHPRNPKALAAYLFAHNHLFYMMELLTGLLLMMLSLCEAPAVPSLRLDVYTCVLLLQFVEAIVVLIRQTSHVRVTRALRPIFLVDCRYCGAVRRNLRQIFQSLPPFIDILLLLLFFMVIFAILGFCLFSTNAADPYFNTLENSLVSLFVLLTTANFPDVMMPAYSKNRWSCVFFIVYLSIELYFIMNLLLAVVFDTFNDVEKMKFKSLLLHKRSAIDHAFQLLVSRQRPLGVSLKQFDGLMRFYRPRMSARDRFLTFKALNTSEAPMLSLQKFYKFYEVIGLKWKARRSGEHWFDDLPHTAFLIFKGINLLVKSKAFQYAMYVVVAINGVWILVETYTLNSGFSWSRFVPWSYIVFLTIYGVEVLLKITGLGPMAYFSSGWNLFDFSVTVFAFLGLIALAFDMEPFYFIVVLRPFQLLRLFKIKQRYRNVLDTMFELFPRMASLGLTLIIFYYSFAIVGMEFFAGVVYPNCCNTSTVADSYRQINVTYGNKTVLEEGYYYLNNFNNILSSFVTLFELTVVNNWYITMEGVTSMTSHWSRLYFMTFYIVTMVVMTIIVAFILDAFVFRMNYSRKNREPLENPEDENGIVFEVEVSRDEILAILELYKQMCPGLSSLSSLQGVLQAMDKSGHSSLVYLGRRSRTKSDLSIKMYEEEMQEWYAEYSRENLPQPDQSLERELDNPVSDSSSFPAPQLNSQTGIHSIN
- the tpcn1 gene encoding two pore channel protein 1 isoform X1, with the translated sequence MECLYSQSSGFPQDQICNESPVVISCFALQFEVNCIDGGSGNYDIVNSTVVSTPGPQNHRVQNVSIRQSWEMNYQEAAIYLQEGENNDKFFTHPRNPKALAAYLFAHNHLFYMMELLTGLLLMMLSLCEAPAVPSLRLDVYVHATLELLALVMVAFELCMKLRWLGFNTFIRHKRTVVKTCVLLLQFVEAIVVLIRQTSHVRVTRALRPIFLVDCRYCGAVRRNLRQIFQSLPPFIDILLLLLFFMVIFAILGFCLFSTNAADPYFNTLENSLVSLFVLLTTANFPDVMMPAYSKNRWSCVFFIVYLSIELYFIMNLLLAVVFDTFNDVEKMKFKSLLLHKRSAIDHAFQLLVSRQRPLGVSLKQFDGLMRFYRPRMSARDRFLTFKALNTSEAPMLSLQKFYKFYEVIGLKWKARRSGEHWFDDLPHTAFLIFKGINLLVKSKAFQYAMYVVVAINGVWILVETYTLNSGFSWSRFVPWSYIVFLTIYGVEVLLKITGLGPMAYFSSGWNLFDFSVTVFAFLGLIALAFDMEPFYFIVVLRPFQLLRLFKIKQRYRNVLDTMFELFPRMASLGLTLIIFYYSFAIVGMEFFAGVVYPNCCNTSTVADSYRQINVTYGNKTVLEEGYYYLNNFNNILSSFVTLFELTVVNNWYITMEGVTSMTSHWSRLYFMTFYIVTMVVMTIIVAFILDAFVFRMNYSRKNREPLENPEDENGIVFEVEVSRDEILAILELYKQMCPGLSSLSSLQGVLQAMDKSGHSSLVYLGRRSRTKSDLSIKMYEEEMQEWYAEYSRENLPQPDQSLERELDNPVSDSSSFPAPQLNSQTGIHSIN